A window of the Helianthus annuus cultivar XRQ/B chromosome 4, HanXRQr2.0-SUNRISE, whole genome shotgun sequence genome harbors these coding sequences:
- the LOC118491546 gene encoding uncharacterized protein LOC118491546, with translation MDFVSSVGMSGGILCIWDPRMFEVLSVVKNRYFLLLAGKLKGSGIALNVDNVYAPQSVSAKQVVWNELLVAMEDFTGLWVVGGDFNAVRDPSERRNSRFNNSCAMNFNNFILDSGLLEYDLKGRKFTCIRGNGKKLSKIDRFLVCSEFFNRWPNATFRALPANYSDHGPILLVTQLRNFGAKPFRVFNSWLEKEGYKEAVEKSLEGFDFVGPSDSSLIQKMATIRKGIKSWRIEMKKKEGEAVNRALEEMEEMESLLESRDLSKEEEWTFLENKKLLMEIERSSGGSRNFFQWVQFFRYLNMIGPDVKNSGMSKGSGRVKLIT, from the coding sequence ATGGATTTCGTAAGTTCTGTTGGGATGTCTGGTGGTATCCTATGTATTTGGGACCCGAGGATGTTTGAAGTATTGTCAGTTGTTAAGAATAGGTATTTTTTATTGTTGGCTGGTAAATTGAAAGGTAGTGGAATTGCTCTGAATGTAGATAATGTTTATGCTCCGCAATCGGTTAGCGCTAAGCAGGTTGTCTGGAATGAGTTATTGGTGGCTATGGAGGATTTTACCGGTTTATGGGTTGTGGGTGGAGATTTTAATGCGGTCAGGGATCCTAGTGAAAGGAGAAATTCCAGATTCAACAATTCGTGTGCTATGAACTTTAACAATTTTATTCTTGATTCGGGGCTTTTAGAGTATGACCTAAAAGGAAGAAAATTTACTTGTATTAGAGGAAACGGCAAAAAATTGAGCAAAATAGACAGGTTCTTGGTGTGTTCGGAGTTTTTTAATCGATGGCCGAATGCTACTTTTAGGGCTCTGCCGGCCAACTATTCTGACCATGGCCCTATTTTGTTAGTGACCCAGTTGAGAAACTTTGGAGCTAAACCTTTTCGAGTTTTTAACTCGTGGTTGGAGAAAGAAGGGTATAAGGAAGCAGTTGAAAAATCATTGGagggttttgattttgttggGCCATCGGATAGCTCGTTGATTCAGAAAATGGCGACTATTAGAAAAGGTATAAAAAGTTGGAGAATCGAGATGAAAAAGAAAGAAGGGGAAGCGGTTAATAGGGCTTTAGAAGAGATGGAAGAGATGGAAAGTTTATTGGAATCTAGAGATTTGTCAAAAGAGGAAGAATGGACATTTTTGGAAAATAAAAAGTTGTTGATGGAAATAGAGAGAAGTAGTGGCGGATCCAGAAATTTTTTTCAATGGGTTCAGTTTTTTAGATACCTTAATATGATAGGACCAGATGTAAAAAATTCGGGTATGTCCAAAGGTTCAGGTCGGGTCAAATTAATCACATAA
- the LOC110936836 gene encoding vacuole membrane protein KMS1 produces MAATRKGKGARKSSGDPPQNNFLLPNHTISIPTFFHRNAPDFESFFLTCNRTSIIVSLFFPASQPAMSISELRQKHKHELEKLTLTSQPFKTLKFFTLAILQHVNRSAVYIVTHGFLLMLLIVAVMGVGALLVTDDGPHTKHVEVLVEYLRFGLWWMALGVASSIGLGSGLHTFVLYLGPHIAFFTMKAMQCGRVDIKSAPYDTISLNRSPTWLNKNCSEFGPPHGSHVSLSSIISQVQMESILWGLGTAIGELPPYFISRAASISGGKADELEELNGDNNGVSSHMNQLKRWFLSHAQYLNFFTILLLASVPNPLFDLAGIMCGQFGIPFWEFFFATVIGKAIIKAHIQTVFVISVCNNQLLNWIESELIWTLSFIPGVASVLPGIVAKLHALKNKYMAAPPAKSSNIKVESWKFSFASVWNSVIWLMLLNFFSTIVTSTAQSYLKNDQEIEMSLLKKEVPQPNDTN; encoded by the exons ATGGCagcaacaagaaaaggaaagGGAGCCCGCAAAAGCAGTGGTGATCCTCCACAAAACAACTTCCTTCTTCCAAATCACACGATTtcaattccaactttctttcaccGGAATGCACCAGATTTCGAATCATTCTTCTTAACATGTAACCGAACAAGTATTATTGTCTCTCTGTTTTTCCCAGCCAGCCAGCCAGCCATGTCTATTTCAG AATTGCGCCAGAAGCATAAACATGAATTGGAGAAGCTGACACTCACATCACAACCTTTTAAGACGCTCAAGTTTTTTACTTTGGCTATTCTTCAACACGTAAACAGATCAGCAGTATACATTGTTACACATGGTTTCTTGCTTATGCTTTTGATAGTGGCGGTCATGGGGGTCGGAGCATTACTTGTGACTGATGATGGTCCTCATACAAAG CATGTTGAAGTGCTTGTAGAATATCTAAGATTTGGATTGTGGTGGATGGCTCTTGGCGTTGCATCTTCGATTGGTCTCG GGTCTGGGTTGCACACCTTTGTCCTGTATCTGGGTCCCCACATTGCTTTCTTCACGATGAAGGCAATGCAGTGCGGTCGagtggatatcaaaagtgctccATACGATACAATATCACTAAACCGAAGTCCTACATGGCTTAACAAGAATTGCTCAGAGTTTGGTCCTCCACACGGTTCTCACGTCTCACTTAGTAGCATTATATCACAAGTTCAGATGGAATCTATTCTTTGGGGTTTGGGAACTGCAATCGGCGAGCTCCCTCCCTATTTTATTTCAAGAGCAG CAAGTATCTCTGGTGGCAAAGCGGATGAACTAGAAGAGCTCAATGGAGACAATAATGGAGTTTCTTCACACATGAATCAATTAAAGCGCTGGTTTCTTTCACATGCACAATATTTGAACTTCTTTACCATTCTACTGCTTGCTTCG GTACCTAATCCTCTATTTGACCTTGCTGGAATAATGTGTGGCCAATTCGGGATTCCATTTTGGGAGTTTTTTTTCGCAACAGTTATCGGGAAGGCAATCATTAAAGCTCACATACAG ACTGTATTCGTCATCTCAGTCTGCAACAATCAACTTCTTAACTGGATTGAAAGTGAGTTGATATGGACACTTAGCTTCATCCCTGGTGTTGCTTCTGTCCTGCCTGGAATTGTAGCTAAGTTACACGCGTTAAAGAATAAATATATGGCCGCCCCTCCTGCAAAGTCGTCAAACATCAAG GTGGAATCATGGAAATTTTCATTTGCTTCGGTTTGGAACTCGGTCATATGGCTTATGCTGTTGAATTTTTTTTCCACGATCGTAACTTCAACCGCACAGAGTTATCTCAAGAATGATCAGGAAATAGAAATGTCGCTTTTGAAAAAGGAAGTACCGCAACCAAATGATACCAATTAA